From Eschrichtius robustus isolate mEscRob2 chromosome 7, mEscRob2.pri, whole genome shotgun sequence, a single genomic window includes:
- the XPNPEP1 gene encoding xaa-Pro aminopeptidase 1 isoform X1 has translation MTWAGARHRRMAASRKAPRVRANYQDFQLKNLRIIEPNEATHSGHPGVETDSRMAPKVTSELLRQLRQAMRNLEYVTEPIQAYIIPSGDAHQSEYIAPCDCRRAFVSGFDGSAGTAIVTEEHAAMWTDGRYFLQAAKQMDSNWTLMKMGLKDTPTQEDWLVSVLPEGSRVGVDPLIIPTDYWKKMAKVLRSAGHHLIPVKENLVDKIWTDRPERPCKPLITLGLDYTGISWKDKVVDLRLKMAERNVVWFVVTALDEIAWLFNLRGSDVEHNPVFFSYAVIGLETIMLFIDGDRTDVPSVKEHLLLDLGLEAEYRIQVLPYKSILSELKTLCASLSPREKVWVSDKASYAVSEAIPKDHRCCMPYTPICIAKAVKNSAESEGMRRAHIKDAVALCELFNWLEKEVPKGGVTEISAADKAEEFRRQQADFVDLSFPTISSTGPNGAIIHYAPVPETNRTLSLDEVYLIDSGAQYKDGTTDVTRTMHFGTPTAYEKECFTYVLKGHIAVSAAVFPTGTKGHLLDSFARSALWDSGLDYLHGTGHGVGSFLNVHEGPCGISYKTFSDEPLEAGMIVTDEPGYYEDGAFGIRIENVVLVVPVKTKYNFSNRGSLTFDPLTLVPIQTKMIDVDSLTDKECDWLNNYHLTCRDVIGKELQKQGRQEALEWLIRETQPISKQH, from the exons GGCAAACTACCAGGATTTTCAGCTGAAAAATCTAAGAATAATTGAACCTAACGAGGCAACACACTCAGGACACCCAGGTGTAGAAACAG ACAGCAGAATGGCTCCAAAGGTAACTTCGGAGCTGCTTCGGCAGCTGAGACAAGCCATGAGGAACCTGGAGTATGTGACAGAACCAATCCAGGCCTACATCATCCCGTCGGGAGATGCCCACCAG AGTGAGTACATTGCTCCGTGTGACTGTCGGCGGGCCTTTGTCTCTGGATTTGATGGCTCTGCAG GCACAGCCATCGTCACAGAAGAACATGCGGCCATGTGGACTGATGGGCGCTACTTCCTCCAGGCTGCCAAGCAGATGGACAGCAACTGGACGCTCATGAAGATGG GTCTGAAGGACACACCAACTCAGGAAGACTGGCTGGTGAGTGTACTTCCTGAAGGATCCAGGGTTGGTGTGGACCCATTGATCATTCCTACAG ATTACTGGAAGAAGATGGCCAAGGTTCTGAGAAGCGCTGGCCATCACCTCATTCCTGTCAAGGAGAACCTTGTGGACAAGATCTGGACAGACCGTCCTGAGCGTCCCTGCAAGCCCCTCATCACACTGGGCCTGGATTACACAG GCATCTCCTGGAAGGACAAGGTTGTAGATCTTCGGTTGAAAATGGCCGAGAGGAACGTCGTGTGGTTTGTGGTCACTGCCCTGGATGAGATTGCAT ggctgTTCAATCTCCGAGGATCAGATGTGGAGCACAATCCAGTGTTTTTCTCCTATGCAGTCATAGGACTAGAGACCATCAT GCTCTTCATTGATGGCGACCGCACAGATGTCCCCAGTGTGAAGGAGCACCTGCTGCTTGACTTGGGCCTGGAAGCTGAATACAGAATCCAGGTGCTTCCCTACAAGTCCATCCTGAGCGAGCTCAAGACCCTGTGCGCCAGCCTCTCCCCGAGGGAGAAGGTGTGGGTCAGCGACAAGGCCAGCTATGCCGTGAGCGAGGCCATCCCCAAG GATCATCGCTGCTGTATGCCTTACACCCCCATCTGCATCGCCAAAGCTGTGAAGAATTCTGCTGAATCAGAAGGCATGAGGAGAGCTCAC ATTAAAGATGCCGTTGCCCTCTGTGAACTCTTTAACTGGCTGGAGAAAGAG GTGCCCAAAGGTGGCGTGACGGAGATCTCCGCTGCCGACAAAGCTGAGGAATTCCGCAG GCAGCAGGCTGACTTTGTGGACCTGAGCTTCCCAACAATTTCCAGTACGGGACCCAACGGCGCCATCATTCACTACGC GCCAGTCCCTGAGACGAATAGGACCTTGTCTCTGGATGAGGTGTACCTCATTGACTCGGGTGCTCAATACAA GGATGGAACCACAGATGTCACTCGTACCATGCATTTTGGAACCCCTACGGCCTATGAGAAG GAATGCTTCACATATGTCCTCAAGGGCCACATAGCTGTGAGTGCAGCTGTTTTCCCGACTGGAACCAAAG GCCACCTTCTTGACTCCTTTGCCCGCTCAGCTTTATGGGATTCTGGCCTGGATTACCTGCATGGGACGGGACACGGTGTTGGGTCTTTTCTGAACGTTCACGAGGGTCCTTGTGGCATCAGTTATAAAACATTCTCTGATGAGCCCTTGGAGGCCGGCATGATTGTCACTGATG AGCCAGGGTATTATGAAGATGGGGCTTTCGGAATTCGCATTGAGAATGTTGTCCTGGTGGTGCCTGTGAAGACCAAG TATAACTTCAGTAACCGGGGAAGCCTGACCTTCGACCCTCTAACTTTGGTTCCGATACAGACCAAAATGATAGATGTGGATTCTCTTACAGACAAAGAG
- the XPNPEP1 gene encoding xaa-Pro aminopeptidase 1 isoform X2 has translation MWTDGRYFLQAAKQMDSNWTLMKMGLKDTPTQEDWLVSVLPEGSRVGVDPLIIPTDYWKKMAKVLRSAGHHLIPVKENLVDKIWTDRPERPCKPLITLGLDYTGISWKDKVVDLRLKMAERNVVWFVVTALDEIAWLFNLRGSDVEHNPVFFSYAVIGLETIMLFIDGDRTDVPSVKEHLLLDLGLEAEYRIQVLPYKSILSELKTLCASLSPREKVWVSDKASYAVSEAIPKDHRCCMPYTPICIAKAVKNSAESEGMRRAHIKDAVALCELFNWLEKEVPKGGVTEISAADKAEEFRRQQADFVDLSFPTISSTGPNGAIIHYAPVPETNRTLSLDEVYLIDSGAQYKDGTTDVTRTMHFGTPTAYEKECFTYVLKGHIAVSAAVFPTGTKGHLLDSFARSALWDSGLDYLHGTGHGVGSFLNVHEGPCGISYKTFSDEPLEAGMIVTDEPGYYEDGAFGIRIENVVLVVPVKTKYNFSNRGSLTFDPLTLVPIQTKMIDVDSLTDKECDWLNNYHLTCRDVIGKELQKQGRQEALEWLIRETQPISKQH, from the exons ATGTGGACTGATGGGCGCTACTTCCTCCAGGCTGCCAAGCAGATGGACAGCAACTGGACGCTCATGAAGATGG GTCTGAAGGACACACCAACTCAGGAAGACTGGCTGGTGAGTGTACTTCCTGAAGGATCCAGGGTTGGTGTGGACCCATTGATCATTCCTACAG ATTACTGGAAGAAGATGGCCAAGGTTCTGAGAAGCGCTGGCCATCACCTCATTCCTGTCAAGGAGAACCTTGTGGACAAGATCTGGACAGACCGTCCTGAGCGTCCCTGCAAGCCCCTCATCACACTGGGCCTGGATTACACAG GCATCTCCTGGAAGGACAAGGTTGTAGATCTTCGGTTGAAAATGGCCGAGAGGAACGTCGTGTGGTTTGTGGTCACTGCCCTGGATGAGATTGCAT ggctgTTCAATCTCCGAGGATCAGATGTGGAGCACAATCCAGTGTTTTTCTCCTATGCAGTCATAGGACTAGAGACCATCAT GCTCTTCATTGATGGCGACCGCACAGATGTCCCCAGTGTGAAGGAGCACCTGCTGCTTGACTTGGGCCTGGAAGCTGAATACAGAATCCAGGTGCTTCCCTACAAGTCCATCCTGAGCGAGCTCAAGACCCTGTGCGCCAGCCTCTCCCCGAGGGAGAAGGTGTGGGTCAGCGACAAGGCCAGCTATGCCGTGAGCGAGGCCATCCCCAAG GATCATCGCTGCTGTATGCCTTACACCCCCATCTGCATCGCCAAAGCTGTGAAGAATTCTGCTGAATCAGAAGGCATGAGGAGAGCTCAC ATTAAAGATGCCGTTGCCCTCTGTGAACTCTTTAACTGGCTGGAGAAAGAG GTGCCCAAAGGTGGCGTGACGGAGATCTCCGCTGCCGACAAAGCTGAGGAATTCCGCAG GCAGCAGGCTGACTTTGTGGACCTGAGCTTCCCAACAATTTCCAGTACGGGACCCAACGGCGCCATCATTCACTACGC GCCAGTCCCTGAGACGAATAGGACCTTGTCTCTGGATGAGGTGTACCTCATTGACTCGGGTGCTCAATACAA GGATGGAACCACAGATGTCACTCGTACCATGCATTTTGGAACCCCTACGGCCTATGAGAAG GAATGCTTCACATATGTCCTCAAGGGCCACATAGCTGTGAGTGCAGCTGTTTTCCCGACTGGAACCAAAG GCCACCTTCTTGACTCCTTTGCCCGCTCAGCTTTATGGGATTCTGGCCTGGATTACCTGCATGGGACGGGACACGGTGTTGGGTCTTTTCTGAACGTTCACGAGGGTCCTTGTGGCATCAGTTATAAAACATTCTCTGATGAGCCCTTGGAGGCCGGCATGATTGTCACTGATG AGCCAGGGTATTATGAAGATGGGGCTTTCGGAATTCGCATTGAGAATGTTGTCCTGGTGGTGCCTGTGAAGACCAAG TATAACTTCAGTAACCGGGGAAGCCTGACCTTCGACCCTCTAACTTTGGTTCCGATACAGACCAAAATGATAGATGTGGATTCTCTTACAGACAAAGAG